From one Lolium rigidum isolate FL_2022 chromosome 4, APGP_CSIRO_Lrig_0.1, whole genome shotgun sequence genomic stretch:
- the LOC124648043 gene encoding disease resistance protein Pik-2-like: MEATAVSLGKAVLDGALGYAKSKAAEEIALQLDVERDVDFITDELQMMQSFLEMADEDNGQNKVFMTWVKQIRDLAYKVEDSLMDFGLHSEKKPLWGCIPCNLSDRRQIAKEVKELRAKVEDVSNRNLRYRLIKDRKDNSDSKATAAEKQANIASAAMLGINEATLATQEQEKTEVNLHQLITSEEEDLRVIALWGTSGDHGKTSAIQELYDDPKVLKKFGLCAWVRLMYPFNPQEFLRSLVRQFYEKSHDEVGKQESITNVGANSFAKMEKMDQSDLISVFSAQLHSNSYLIVINDLSTIEEWHCIKKYFPNNKKQSRIIVSTQNVEIASLCTEKPYQVSELRQLSCDQTIYLFHKKNTKENSMSSASMVMFPTNEARLTNVEEKLKAVHEGMPTNEIQQEDERPKPAGGNKVFNSTATKKFNRSSTLALVDGVLTGRETEKSNVIKLIGQPDNNQSCKVISVWGMGGLGKTTLVRSIYRSQELSVWKHAWVTALRPFNPEVLLRDLALQLQKSIQEDTAGATSTKGISLMKIQELKVELARLLKTQNCLIVLDDISSIYEWDLVKGCLDSAGRIIITTRERNIAEHCSTVCKNMYSLEGLKGGAALDLFTKKVFKDNTEKVDLAPAMMEQAQIILKKCDGLPLAISTIGGFLATKPKTAVEWRMMNDRISAELEINPELRTIKTVLIRSYDGLPYYLKSAFLYLSIFQEDQVIRLDRLVRRWIAEGYSRDIHGITAEQLGHRYFEELLDRSMILPGEDVNDYNGKINSCQLHDIIREICISKAREENLVFKLEDGCCLSSTQGPIRHLVIGSNWKRDGDALPGVLDLSHVRSLTVFGDWRPFFISENMRFLRVLDLEDTLGLRDHHLNRVGQLHHLKYLSLRGCFNIFCLPHSLGNLGHLQTLDIRGTRICELPTTITNLGKLQNLRAPDCTTGDDNLHGAKVPRGIGHLKALHKLDGAYVKGNATVKEFRELTELRKLGVVGISSKNSMEFWSAIADHYHLRSLSVTCSSSADELDGCVCEGLSPPSWLESLKLYGKLVRVTDWIHQLPNLCKLVLGDSFLEQDDAIRALGVLPNLAVLRLKNYSFLGEQLHFQNSAFPSLVVLELYFLLNLESVLFEKDAMPRLELLQVGTCDELKEISGLSVLTSLKEIRLGAFVKSLKPQMLSQLGERQKHVIVKDL; this comes from the exons ATGGAGGCGACGGCGGTGAGCTTGGGAAAGGCCGTGCTTGATGGTGCGCTGGGCTACGCCAAGTCCAAGGCGGCGGAGGAGATCGCGCTGCAGCTTGACGTTGAGCGCGACGTGGACTTCATCACGGACGAGCTGCAGATGATGCAGTCGTTCCTGGAGATGGCTGATGAGGACAACGGCCAGAACAAGGTGTTCATGACCTGGGTGAAGCAGATCCGCGACCTGGCCTACAAAGTGGAGGACAGTCTCATGGATTTTGGCCTCCACTCGGAGAAGAAGCCGTTATGGGGGTGCATCCCCTGCAACTTATCTGACCGACGCCAAATTGCCAAGGAAGTGAAGGAGTTGAGAGCCAAGGTGGAGGACGTGAGCAACAGGAACCTGCGCTACCGCCTCATCAAGGACCGCAAAGATAACTCTGACTCCAAGGCTACCGCGGCCGAAAAACAGGCCAACATTGCTAGTGCTGCAATGCTTGGCATCAACGAAGCAACACTTGCCACTCAGGAGCAGGAAAAAACAGAGGTGAACCTCCACCAGCTGATCACCAGCGAGGAGGAGGATCTTAGGGTTATTGCGTTGTGGGGAACAAGCGGTGATCATGGGAAGACGTCCGCCATCCAGGAGCTTTATGATGATCCAAAGGTATTAAAAAAGTTTGGATTGTGTGCTTGGGTTAGGTTGATGTATCCTTTCAATCCGCAAGAGTTCCTCCGGAGCTTGGTGAGGCAATTCTATGAAAAATCTCATGATGAGGTTGGAAAGCAAGAAAGTATAACAAATGTCGGGGCTAATAGTTTTGCAAAGATGGAGAAGATGGATCAAAGTGATTTAATCAGTGTGTTTAGTGCACAGTTGCATAGCAATAGTTACCTGATTGTGATAAATGACCTATCAACCATAGAAGAGTGGCATTGCATCAAAAAATATTTCCCCAACAACAAGAAACAAAGTAGAATCATTGTTTCGACGCAGAATGTTGAAATTGCAAGCTTGTGCACCGAGAAACCGTACCAAGTGTCGGAGCTCAGGCAGTTGTCATGTGATCAAACTATTTATCTTTTCCACAAGAAG AATACAAAGGAGAACAGCATGTCCAGTGCTAGTATGGTGATGTTTCCTACTAACGAAGCAAGGCTTACTAACGTGGAAGAGAAACTGAAG GCTGTGCATGAAGGAATGCCAACCAATGAAATACAACAGGAAGATGAACGACCTAAGCCTGCAGGTGGCAATAAAGTTTTTAATTCAACTGCTACAAAGAAGTTTAATCGCAGCAGTACACTGGCACTGGTTGATGGAGTTCTCACTGGGCGAGAAACAGAGAAATCTAATGTCATCAAATTAATTGGTCAACCCGACAACAATCAAAGTTGTAAGGTGATCTCAGTTTGGGGAATGGGTGGTCTGGGAAAAACCACTCTTGTCCGAAGCATCTACCGAAGCCAAGAGCTTTCTGTCTGGAAGCATGCATGGGTCACTGCATTGCGTCCTTTTAACCCTGAGGTACTCCTTAGAGATTTGGCTTTGCAGCTTCAAAAAAGTATTCAAGAAGATACTGCTGGAGCAACATCAACTAAAGGAATATCACTGATGAAAATTCAAGAGTTGAAGGTGGAATTAGCTCggctattaaaaacacaaaattgCCTTATTGTTCTTGATGATATATCATCCATTTATGAATGGGATTTGGTGAAAGGGTGTTTGGATAGTGCTGGAAGGATCATAATCACGACAAGAGAAAGAAATATTGCTGAACACTGTTCAacagtatgcaagaacatgtacAGTCTTGAAGGTCTGAAAGGTGGTGCTGCACTTGATCTCTTCACAAAGAAG GTATTCAAGGACAATACTGAAAAAGTTGATTTAGCCCCCGCAATGATGGAGCAAGCACAGATTATACTGAAGAAGTGTGACGGTCTTCCCCTTGCAATATCAACCATAGGTGGATTTCTAGCCACTAAGCCAAAAACTGCTGTTGAATGGAGAATGATGAATGACCGTATTAGTGCTGAGCTAGAGATCAATCCTGAACTTAGGACAATAAAGACAGTTCTTATTAGGAGCTACGATGGTTTGCCATATTATCTCAAGTCTGCTTTCCTGTACCTATCAATATTTCAAGAAGATCAAGTAATTAGGTTGGATCGTCTAGTGAGGCGGTGGATTGCAGAGGGATACTCACGAGATATTCATGGCATTACTGCTGAGCAGCTCGGTCACAGGTACTTTGAAGAGCTTTTGGATAGGAGTATGATCCTGCCAGGGGAAGACGTAAATGATTACAATGGCAAAATTAATTCTTGCCAACTTCATGATATCATCCGGGAAATATGCATCTCAAAGGCGAGAGAGGAAAACCTTGTCTTCAAACTGGAGGATGGGTGCTGTTTGAGTAGCACACAAGGTCCAATACGCCATCTTGTCATAGGCAGCAACTGGAAAAGGGATGGAGATGCATTGCCGGGTGTGCTGGACTTGTCTCATGTACGGTCACTGACCGTGTTTGGAGACTGGAGACCGTTCTTCATCTCCGAGAATATGAGGTTCCTCCGAGTGCTCGATTTGGAAGACACACTAGGGTTGAGAGATCATCATCTTAACCGTGTCGGGCAGCTCCATCACCTCAAGTACCTTTCTCTACGAGGATGTTTCAATATATTCTGTCTTCCTCATTCTTTGGGGAATCTAGGGCACCTCCAAACACTGGACATTAGAGGTACACGTATATGTGAGTTGCCAACAACAATTACCAATCTTGGGAAACTACAAAACCTTCGTGCACCTGATTGTACGACTGGCGACGACAAT CTGCATGGTGCTAAAGTTCCTAGAGGAATTGGTCATCTGAAGGCCCTGCACAAACTAGATGGTGCCTATGTTAAGGGGAATGCCACCGTAAAAGAGTTTAGAGAGCTTACTGAATTGCGTAAGCTTGGAGTGGTTGGTATCAGCAGCAAAAACAGCATGGAGTTCTGGTCTGCTATTGCTGATCACTATCATCTTCGATCTCTTTCAGTGACATGCAGCTCGTCGGCGGATGAGTTAGATGGTTGTGTGTGTGAGGGTTTGTCGCCACCAAGCTGGCTTGAGAGCCTCAAGCTGTACGGCAAGCTCGTCAGGGTAACAGATTGGATCCATCAGCTTCCGAATCTTTGCAAGTTGGTGCTTGGGGATAGCTTTTTGGAGCAAGATGATGCCATACGAGCCCTTGGGGTGCTACCAAATCTTGCAGTTCTACGCCTGAAGAATTATTCATTCTTGGGGGAACAACTCCATTTCCAAAACTCGGCTTTCCCGAGTCTCGTGGTGCTGGAGCTTTATTTCTTACTGAACCTTGAATCGGTGCTGTTTGAAAAAGACGCAATGCCTAGGCTTGAGCTGCTACAAGTTGGTACTTGCGACGAGCTGAAGGAAATCTCCGGGCTATCGGTTCTCACAAGCCTCAAGGAAATTAGGCTGGGTGCTTTTGTGAAATCATTGAAGCCACAGATGCTGAGCCAGCTAGGGGAGCGTCAGAAGCACGTCATCGTGAAAGATTTATGA